The genomic DNA AACGGGGATGATCTTCCGGAAGAGAGCAGTTACTTCTCACTCCTATATGCAGAGCGTGATCTATGAATAAAATCTGGTTTATTGGTGCTGGACCCGGAGATCCTGATCTCATTACCGTAAGGGGACGAAGACTCCTTGATTGTGCTGACATACTGATATATGCCGGATCATTAGTCAACCCTGAACTTGTTGCAAGCTCTCCGGCCAGCGAAAAGTACGATAGCAATGGCATGAGCCTTGAAGAGATGATCCCCATCATGGTCAAAGGAATCCGTGAGGGAAAGACCGTGGTCAGACTTCATTCTGGAGATCCTGCACTCTATGGGGCTATCGTGGAGCAGATCTATCTACTGAAACAGGAGGGTATATCAGTCGAAGTAGTCCCCGGTGTCTCCTCGCTCTTTGGTGCTGCAGCGGCATTGCAGGCCCAGCTGACTCTCCGGGGAGTATCTGAATCGGTCATCATCACCCGTCCGGCCGGGAAGACACTTGAGAAAGATAAGATATTCGAACTCTCAGAGACCGGTGAGACCATGGCTATCTTTCTGGGGACTGACAAACTTGAGGAGATAACCTCCCGCCTTGCCTGTCACCCCGAGACCACTGCAGTAGTAGTGTACCACGCAACATGGCCGGATCAGAAGATCATCAGGGGAACGGTACAGGACATCGCCAAAAAAGCAGCAGATGCAGGGATTACAAAATCCGCCCTTCTGCTCATCGGTGATGTCTTTGCCGAGGATCCAAAGGGGCATATCAGGTCATTCCTTTACTCATGAATACGGTTGTAACAGCACTCCCCTACTTTCAGGAACGGGCTGAAAGAGTCGCATCGGCAATCAACGCGGAGTTTATCCACTACCATTCAGGATTATTCTCCGAACTCTATAGGACAACACAACGGATTGTTGCGATCATGGCTATCGGCATCGTTATCCGCAATATCGCCCCCCTGATCCATGACAAATGGACTGATCCAGCTGTTGTTGTCATCAGTCCGGACATGCAGTATGCAATACCGGTTCTCGGAGGCCATCATGGTGCAAATGATCTCGTTTACCTGCTGCAGGAGAGATGCGGTCTTACACCGGTCATCACCACCGCCACAGAAGCTACCGGACGGGAGGCTGTCGAGGTTCTGGCAAATAGAGAGCACCTTCGGATTGTCAATACCCGGTCTACCAGGCAGGCAAATGCATCTGTCCTGACCGGGAGTGCCAAAGTATACCGGTTGCCCGGTCCCGGGATGGTTATCGCCGGATCCGGCGTCTCATTCCTTGTTGCTGACGGGCCATATTCGGTTGGTATCGGATGCAGACTGGGGACTTCTGCAGATGAGATTGTTCATGCAATTCATTCCGCTTGTGAAACGGCTGGTATCAGTCAGGAAGATATTGCCATCTATGCAACCGGAGGTATCAAAACCCATGAATCAGGCCTTCTTGATGCGGTCAGAACTCTGGGGCGCAATATCATATTTCTTAATCACTCCGACCTGAGTGAGGTGGCCCCCCCTTCACAGTCTGCTGCGTCACGGTTCGGATTGCCGGGTGTTGCAGAGCCCGCAGCACTTGCTGTATCAGTCCATCACCACCTCATCCTGGAGAAACAGATCTATGGAAATGTCACCATCGCTATCGCAGAATAACCCAAACACTCCCACCGGCTCACTCGCTGTCGTCGGGATAGGCCCAGGCAGTCCGGATATGCTGACTATCGCAGCTGAAAAAGCAATAAAGAACGCGGATATCGTCATCGGGAATGACTTTTACATCAACCAGATTCCGCATCTTCTTACGAAACAGAAGGTCATCAAAAGTCAGATGGGCAAAGAGATCGACCGCGCAAAGCAGGCAATTACCCTGGCACACACGAGCCATGTCGTCATGGTATCCGGCGGCGACCCGGGCGTCTATGGAATGGCCGGACTTATCCTGGAGATGGCCGAACGAATTGCGCCGGATCTGAAGATAGACATCATCCCCGGAGTGACGGCAGCAAGTGCCGGTGCTGCTCTGCTTGGGGCACCCCTCACCAATGACTTTGCAGTCATCAGTCTTTCAGATCTTCTGACACCACGTGATGTCATTGAAAAGCGCATCAGGGCATTATGCACGGTCGGGATCCCCATTGTGCTCTATAATCCAAAGAGCCGCACACGAACAAATCTGTTTGAAGATGTCATAGACATCGCACGCGAACACCTCGCTGGTGAAACCCCGGTCGGGATTGTGAAAGATGCCTACCGTCCGGATGAGACGATCATCGTTACCACCCTTACAGATGTCATGGACGTTTTTGATAGTATAGACATGCACACCGTCGTTTTTATTGGCGGTGAAGAGACACGAATGCTCAGGAGATATGCAGATGCCAGAGGAATGTTCACCCCCCGCGGGTACCACCGGAAATATGAGTTCTAATTATACAGATATCGGGGCAGATACG from Methanospirillum hungatei JF-1 includes the following:
- the cobM gene encoding precorrin-4 C(11)-methyltransferase yields the protein MNKIWFIGAGPGDPDLITVRGRRLLDCADILIYAGSLVNPELVASSPASEKYDSNGMSLEEMIPIMVKGIREGKTVVRLHSGDPALYGAIVEQIYLLKQEGISVEVVPGVSSLFGAAAALQAQLTLRGVSESVIITRPAGKTLEKDKIFELSETGETMAIFLGTDKLEEITSRLACHPETTAVVVYHATWPDQKIIRGTVQDIAKKAADAGITKSALLLIGDVFAEDPKGHIRSFLYS
- the cbiG gene encoding cobalt-precorrin 5A hydrolase; protein product: MNTVVTALPYFQERAERVASAINAEFIHYHSGLFSELYRTTQRIVAIMAIGIVIRNIAPLIHDKWTDPAVVVISPDMQYAIPVLGGHHGANDLVYLLQERCGLTPVITTATEATGREAVEVLANREHLRIVNTRSTRQANASVLTGSAKVYRLPGPGMVIAGSGVSFLVADGPYSVGIGCRLGTSADEIVHAIHSACETAGISQEDIAIYATGGIKTHESGLLDAVRTLGRNIIFLNHSDLSEVAPPSQSAASRFGLPGVAEPAALAVSVHHHLILEKQIYGNVTIAIAE
- the cobJ gene encoding precorrin-3B C(17)-methyltransferase, which produces MEMSPSLSQNNPNTPTGSLAVVGIGPGSPDMLTIAAEKAIKNADIVIGNDFYINQIPHLLTKQKVIKSQMGKEIDRAKQAITLAHTSHVVMVSGGDPGVYGMAGLILEMAERIAPDLKIDIIPGVTAASAGAALLGAPLTNDFAVISLSDLLTPRDVIEKRIRALCTVGIPIVLYNPKSRTRTNLFEDVIDIAREHLAGETPVGIVKDAYRPDETIIVTTLTDVMDVFDSIDMHTVVFIGGEETRMLRRYADARGMFTPRGYHRKYEF